In Streptomyces sp. NBC_00704, a genomic segment contains:
- the dhaK gene encoding dihydroxyacetone kinase subunit DhaK, with amino-acid sequence MRMLINVAETVVADALRGMAAAHPELTVDVENRVIVRRDAPVAGRVALVSGGGSGHEPLHGGFVGPGMLSAACPGEVFTSPVPDQMVRAAAAVDSGAGVLFIVKNYTGDVLNFDMAAELAEDEGIQIAKVLVDDDVAVTDSLYTAGRRGTGATLFVEKIAGAAAEEGQPLERVEALARQVNERSRSFGVALSACTTPAKGSPTFDLPAGELELGVGIHGEPGRERRPMMTSGEIADFAVQAILDDITPRNPVLVLVNGMGATPLLELYGFNAEVQRVLAQRGVVVAHTLVGNYVTSLDMAGASVTLCEVDEERLRLWNAPVKTAGLRWGV; translated from the coding sequence ATGAGGATGCTGATCAACGTTGCCGAGACCGTCGTCGCGGACGCGCTGCGCGGGATGGCGGCGGCTCATCCCGAGCTGACCGTCGACGTCGAGAACCGGGTGATCGTTCGGCGGGACGCTCCGGTGGCCGGGCGAGTGGCCCTGGTCTCCGGCGGAGGGTCGGGGCACGAGCCGCTGCACGGCGGGTTCGTCGGGCCCGGAATGCTCTCCGCCGCCTGTCCGGGCGAGGTGTTCACCTCCCCGGTGCCGGACCAGATGGTGCGGGCCGCCGCGGCCGTCGACAGCGGGGCCGGGGTCCTGTTCATCGTGAAGAACTACACCGGTGACGTGCTCAACTTCGACATGGCCGCCGAGCTGGCCGAGGACGAGGGCATCCAGATTGCGAAGGTGCTGGTCGACGACGACGTCGCGGTCACCGACAGTCTCTACACGGCCGGACGGCGCGGTACGGGTGCGACGCTGTTCGTGGAGAAGATCGCGGGGGCCGCGGCCGAGGAGGGGCAGCCGCTGGAGCGGGTCGAGGCGCTCGCCCGGCAGGTCAACGAGCGCTCCCGCAGCTTCGGCGTGGCGCTCAGCGCCTGTACGACGCCGGCCAAGGGCAGCCCGACCTTCGACCTGCCGGCCGGCGAGCTGGAGCTGGGCGTCGGCATCCACGGCGAGCCCGGCCGCGAGCGGCGTCCGATGATGACGTCGGGCGAGATCGCCGACTTCGCCGTCCAGGCGATCCTCGACGACATCACGCCCCGCAACCCGGTCCTGGTGCTGGTCAACGGCATGGGCGCGACGCCGCTGCTGGAGCTGTACGGCTTCAACGCGGAGGTGCAGCGGGTGCTGGCGCAGCGCGGAGTGGTCGTGGCGCACACCCTCGTCGGCAACTACGTGACGTCCCTCGACATGGCCGGCGCCTCGGTGACCCTCTGCGAGGTCGACGAGGAGCGGCTGCGGCTGTGGAACGCGCCGGTGAAGACCGCCGGGCTGCGCTGGGGCGTCTGA